A stretch of Cyanobacteria bacterium QS_8_64_29 DNA encodes these proteins:
- a CDS encoding saccharopine dehydrogenase-like oxidoreductase, translated as MSMRSPAAQKPLNVGILGFGGLGQAAARALIPKQELRWVAAADRKGYAYDPGGLDAEACIAAAQSGRSVGTTQGSGTLSNDGFQDLLERAPIDGYFLALPNLPNTFMASVARQFIQAGWQGVLVDALKRTSAVESMLALQDELQAAGITYLCGCGATPGLLTAAASVAAQSFSQIERVDITFGVGIANWAAYRATIREDIAHLPGHDTERAQAMSKADIEALLAETGGLLHLENMEHADDIMLERAGICPRDHVSVGGVVDTRNPQKPLSTNVRVTGQTFEGQTATHTFTLGDETSMAANVCGPAWGYLKAGAALHQRGAYGVHSAVEVMPQFVR; from the coding sequence CGGTCAAGCGGCCGCGCGCGCGCTGATTCCCAAGCAAGAGCTGCGCTGGGTGGCAGCAGCCGATCGCAAGGGCTATGCCTACGATCCCGGCGGCTTGGATGCAGAGGCCTGCATTGCTGCTGCCCAATCCGGCCGCTCGGTGGGAACGACCCAAGGCAGCGGCACGCTCAGCAATGACGGCTTTCAAGACTTGCTCGAGCGGGCCCCCATCGATGGCTATTTCCTAGCCCTGCCCAACCTGCCCAATACCTTCATGGCCTCGGTCGCGCGGCAGTTCATCCAAGCGGGCTGGCAGGGGGTCTTGGTCGATGCCCTCAAACGCACCAGTGCCGTCGAGTCCATGCTGGCGCTCCAGGACGAGCTGCAAGCGGCCGGCATTACCTATCTCTGCGGTTGCGGTGCCACGCCAGGCCTGCTGACAGCGGCTGCCAGCGTTGCGGCGCAAAGCTTCAGCCAGATCGAGCGCGTCGACATCACCTTTGGCGTTGGCATTGCCAACTGGGCGGCCTATCGGGCCACCATCCGCGAAGACATCGCGCACTTGCCGGGCCACGACACCGAGCGCGCCCAAGCCATGAGCAAGGCCGACATTGAGGCGCTACTGGCCGAAACCGGCGGGCTGCTGCACCTCGAGAACATGGAGCATGCCGACGACATCATGCTCGAGCGCGCCGGCATTTGCCCGCGCGATCACGTCTCGGTGGGTGGGGTCGTCGATACGCGCAACCCGCAAAAGCCGCTCAGCACGAACGTGCGCGTCACCGGGCAGACCTTTGAGGGGCAAACGGCAACGCACACCTTTACCCTGGGCGACGAAACCAGCATGGCTGCCAACGTCTGCGGGCCGGCTTGGGGCTACCTTAAAGCGGGCGCTGCGCTCCATCAGCGCGGGGCCTACGGCGTGCATTCGGCAGTCGAGGTCATGCCGCAGTTCGTGCGCTAG
- a CDS encoding D-glycero-beta-D-manno-heptose-7-phosphate kinase: MASADAFASELRAAQERLSALLAAFSRVRVLVVGDLTLDEFVTGQVDRLSREAPVLILNHERTEQIPGGGANATYNLAQLGGQVAAVGLVGADSQGQALRQLLAAAGVDTSGILEARDRPTVTKTRIAGHARQSVTQQIVRLDRTAHHWPQPEVEAQIVAGIQHQRDAVDAVVCSDYGEGVLSDSAIMAALAHERTVVDAQSRLARYAGATLFTPNLPEAERAAGHAIADAGDLERAGQALLQLTQAQGLLITRGESGMSAFERSGAAWHLPALNRADVFDVTGAGDTVVAALTLALSAGASLWEAAVLGNLAASVVVRKFGTATATVAEMQAALAHYLDGDGR, encoded by the coding sequence ATGGCCTCGGCCGATGCTTTTGCCAGCGAGCTGCGTGCCGCTCAGGAGCGCCTGTCGGCGCTGCTGGCTGCGTTCTCGCGCGTGCGCGTGTTGGTGGTGGGGGATTTAACCCTAGACGAGTTCGTTACCGGCCAGGTGGATCGGCTCTCGCGCGAGGCGCCGGTGCTAATCCTCAACCACGAGCGCACGGAGCAAATCCCGGGCGGCGGGGCCAACGCCACCTACAATCTGGCGCAGCTCGGGGGCCAGGTGGCGGCCGTCGGGTTAGTGGGCGCCGACTCGCAAGGCCAGGCCTTGCGGCAGTTGCTGGCGGCGGCTGGGGTGGATACCTCAGGCATCCTCGAAGCCCGCGATCGCCCCACCGTGACCAAAACCCGCATCGCCGGCCACGCCCGCCAATCGGTCACCCAGCAAATTGTCCGGCTTGATCGCACCGCCCACCACTGGCCCCAACCGGAGGTGGAGGCCCAGATTGTCGCCGGCATCCAGCACCAGCGCGATGCGGTTGATGCGGTGGTGTGCTCCGATTACGGCGAAGGCGTCCTGAGCGATAGTGCGATCATGGCGGCTTTGGCGCACGAGCGCACAGTGGTCGATGCGCAGTCGCGGCTCGCGCGCTATGCCGGGGCCACGCTGTTTACCCCCAACCTGCCCGAGGCCGAGCGTGCCGCCGGCCACGCCATTGCCGATGCGGGCGACCTCGAGCGCGCCGGGCAGGCGCTATTGCAGCTGACGCAGGCCCAGGGGTTGCTAATTACCCGCGGCGAGAGCGGCATGAGCGCCTTTGAGCGCTCGGGTGCTGCTTGGCACTTGCCCGCGCTCAACCGCGCCGATGTCTTTGATGTCACCGGCGCTGGCGATACGGTCGTGGCAGCCCTGACGCTGGCTCTATCGGCAGGGGCCTCCCTTTGGGAAGCCGCCGTTCTGGGGAATTTGGCAGCCAGCGTCGTGGTGCGCAAATTCGGGACGGCAACCGCAACAGTGGCCGAGATGCAAGCGGCACTGGCGCACTATTTGGATGGAGACGGCCGCTAG
- a CDS encoding ABC transporter substrate-binding protein, whose translation MRLQFHARRWLRGGLAAIAALAALPSAAVAAPSDAPEEDDRLAVAVQSGVPPLGFRGEDGQLRGLQVDLARRLAQRLRGSPQALELLPVANRQRLQAVLSGQADLAIAHVTVTAARSRLVSFSRPYYLDGTALVAAEPDVRERADLAGRKIALLQGSSAIAAVRYALPQVQLVAVDSYRAGLEALEADKAAALAGDRSILSGWVDRHPAYRQLPGCLSTEPIGIVLPKGAQHAGLRQQVNAAIADWRRSGWLQQTVRQWGLPQSQPDRG comes from the coding sequence ATGCGCCTGCAGTTCCATGCCCGGCGGTGGCTCCGAGGGGGGCTGGCCGCGATCGCGGCGCTGGCCGCCCTGCCAAGCGCAGCGGTTGCTGCGCCGTCGGACGCTCCCGAGGAAGATGATCGGCTCGCGGTCGCCGTTCAGTCCGGGGTGCCGCCGCTGGGCTTTCGGGGCGAGGACGGCCAGCTGCGCGGCTTGCAAGTCGATCTGGCCCGGCGCCTGGCCCAACGGCTGCGGGGCAGTCCGCAAGCGCTCGAGTTGCTACCAGTCGCCAACCGGCAGCGCTTGCAAGCGGTGCTGTCGGGGCAGGCGGACCTGGCGATCGCGCACGTTACGGTTACAGCGGCGCGCTCGCGCCTGGTGAGCTTTAGCCGCCCCTACTATCTCGACGGTACTGCCCTGGTCGCGGCCGAGCCCGATGTGCGCGAGCGGGCCGATCTGGCGGGGCGCAAGATTGCGCTCTTGCAGGGCTCAAGCGCCATTGCCGCCGTGCGCTATGCCCTACCGCAGGTGCAGTTGGTGGCTGTCGATTCTTATCGAGCTGGCCTGGAAGCGCTGGAAGCCGACAAGGCCGCTGCACTCGCTGGCGATCGCAGCATTCTGAGTGGTTGGGTGGATCGGCATCCGGCCTACCGGCAGCTGCCGGGGTGCCTGTCCACCGAACCGATCGGGATCGTGCTGCCCAAAGGGGCCCAGCATGCCGGTTTGCGCCAGCAAGTCAATGCGGCCATTGCCGATTGGCGCCGCTCGGGCTGGCTGCAGCAAACAGTGCGCCAGTGGGGGCTTCCCCAGTCCCAGCCTGATCGCGGATAA